The DNA region TGAGATACAAATAATCAGCAGCCTTAGAAAAACTTTTAAATTTGGCAATTGCTACGAATGACTCTAATTGTCTAAAATCCATAACTTCCCACCTTCATGTACATTTCTATATGAAAATTCTACCATTGTTTTATAAAAAGTTCAACTGATTATAAGTTTAGCGAAAAGGGTTCACATGTACCAAAACATCTAAAACATCCAGTTCTGAATTAATAATAAAATGTTTTGCTTTTCCTGCAATGGCATGTCCAGCTTCAACCGTTATATTAGGATCGACGCAAATTTTTATATCTACAAAATATTTAGGACCATACTGTCGTATTTTTATGTCCTGTATATCTTTAACCTCTTCAGCTTTTCTAGCTGCTTTATCAATTATATCAAATACTTTCTTTGGTGGAGCTGTATCCATTAGAACTCTAATTGCATCAATATAAATAGATATTCCAGTTTTTAAAATTAAAACAGCAACTATAATACCAACAAGAGGGTCCATAATTGTATACCCTAACAATGCCCCAGCAATACCAATTACCGCCGCAATAGATGAAAATGCATCACTACGATGATGCCATGCATCTGCAATTAAGGCTGGACTATTAAGTTCTTTGCCTACTTTATATGTATGTCTATACATAGCCTCTTTTACAATAATGGATAAGAAGGCGGTATAAATGGCAAAGGATTGAGGCGGACTTATGGATGGACTTATTAATACTTTATATGATTCATATCCAATACCTATAGCAGTAACCATTAATATAATAGCTAAAATTTTAGATGTTATGGACTCGGCCCTATGATGTCCATAGGGATGAGATTCATCTGGAGGCTGGTATGCAATTTTTAAGCCTTGCATAACTACAACTGTACTAAATAAATCAGAGGCCGAGTGAAATGCATCTGCCACTAATGCAGTACTACCTGCAAGTAATCCGATAACTGCCTTTATTATGGTCAATCCAATATTAACTATAATACCTATAATTGATACTTTCTTAGATTTTTCATAACGAATTTTATCTTCCATAAAGCACCTACTTTCATATTAAATTTCGATTAGTAAGTTTTACTTATTATCTGAATACAACAGCGAGTATATGCAAATACTTTTGATAAATAGTATTGTAGGAGGAAAAAATGTGGCCAAGATCATTAACTTAAATGACTATAGAGGTATGAAACAGCGAGAATTCTTTGTTAATCTGTATCACTTCCTAAATAAAAATCTAGATTATGGTTTAGATCATATATTAGCACAACTGGATGATGATTTTATCTCTCTCTGCCAAAAATACGAAATAGATCCATTATACGTAAATTTTTTTAGAGTTCCAATTATAACCTTTATTGTAATTACCTTTGTCAACAATAGTGATATTAAAGATTTTTTTTCTACCACTTTAAATATGGAAAATAATGAAAATAAATCTATGTTTAAGAATACCCTAATAAGAATAATTGAAACTTTTGAAGAGAATTATTGTAGACAAAAATACAGACAAGATTTTGAACTAGAAATGGAAGAGGTTATTGAAGAAGGATTAAAAAGAGTATTAGAAATAGTACCTGATAAAATCATATTAGTGTAGGTGTTGTAATATAATTAAACTATTATTTTGTTATAATAATTACAGTATAGAAAAAGTTAGGTATATGCTGGTTGAAGTGGAAATTCACTTTAACCAGATTTTTTTATTTTATTGTTATAATTCATATTTAGTTCACATTAATATCTTATGATATAATAATAGTCAGTTTAGAATAAATAAAAAATGAAAATAAACAATTAATTATAAGGTTAAATTTATTCAAAGATTTAAGAAAAGGAGTCAATATAAAATGGAAATTACAAAAACTATAGATGTACAACAACTAAACGCATTTAAAATAGAATTAACTAGGTTTATGATGTCATATAAATTTGCACTAGATGAGTTGAATACTAAAATTGATATTTTAAAACAGGAATTTGAATATATTCATGATTATAACCCTATTGAACATGTTAAATCTCGATTAAAATCCCCTGAAAGTATTTTGAAAAAAATTTATAGGAAAGGCTATGAACTTTCTTTACCTTCGATAAGATCACATATTAAAGATATTGCTGGCATTCGCATCACTTGTTCATTTATTTCCGATATATATAAATTAAGTGAAATGCTTCAAAATCAAAAAGATATAAAACTGATTAACTGCAAGGATTATATAAAAAATCCTAAACCTAATGGATACCAAAGTTTACATTTAATCCTAGAGATCCCTATTTTTATGTCTGACAGAGAGGAACGCGTTTGCGTTGAAGTTCAAATCCGTACTATCGCTATGGACTTTTGGGCAAGTTTAGAACACAAAATTTATTATAAATATAATAAAAATGTTCCTGAAAAATTGATTGATGAACTTAAGGAGGCAGCAAATTCAGTATCCCAATTAGATAAGAAAATGGAGAATATTCATACAGAAATGAATCAGCTTAAGGAATCAATTGATTCTCATGGTGATTTACAAGAATTGTTAATTAGCAACGAAAGATTTCATATTCCATATGAATTTCTAACACTACGCTTTAATTGAGAAGAATGATTCATTAGAAGCTGTATAGTAAGGAGGATGGTAAAATGGAAGGAATTATAGGCTTAGTAAGACTTTTTATAATATTTTTTACCATAAGGATTTTTTTAAATAGTATATTTAGAAGGGTAATTATGAGAAAACAAGTGTATAATCAGAAAAACATCAATGATTTAGAGGACGCTAGAAGATTTTCTGAGGAAAATATAAATGAAGATGCAGTTGATATGGTTTATGATCAAGTATGCGAATTATATTTACCTAAAGCAAAAGCTTATCAAGTTGTAGAAGAGGAAGAAACACAATATTTTTGTAGTTGGGAGTGTAGACAGCACTATATTGAAGCTAGAAGTATTAAAAATTAATGGAATTCTAGGAATTACGAGATAATATATTCACAAAGGCAAATTATAAAAAGATGTGCTTCAAATTTAGAAGCACATCTTTTATGTGTATATCTTTGGTGCCGTGGAAGGGAATCGAACCCCCACGATGTTGCCATCGGCAGATTTTGAGTCTGCTGCGTCTGCCAGTTCCGCCACCACGGCATATTCATCATAGAATTAATGTTAACATAGACAAATGAGCATGTCAATATTTTTTTTGTAAGGGGTAGTATGTAGCCGACATAATAGTAATAAGAGTATAGTAGATAAAAATTGCAGTATAACATGGCAAAAATAATTATTGGATATTTAGTTT from Alkaliphilus flagellatus includes:
- a CDS encoding cation diffusion facilitator family transporter → MEDKIRYEKSKKVSIIGIIVNIGLTIIKAVIGLLAGSTALVADAFHSASDLFSTVVVMQGLKIAYQPPDESHPYGHHRAESITSKILAIILMVTAIGIGYESYKVLISPSISPPQSFAIYTAFLSIIVKEAMYRHTYKVGKELNSPALIADAWHHRSDAFSSIAAVIGIAGALLGYTIMDPLVGIIVAVLILKTGISIYIDAIRVLMDTAPPKKVFDIIDKAARKAEEVKDIQDIKIRQYGPKYFVDIKICVDPNITVEAGHAIAGKAKHFIINSELDVLDVLVHVNPFR
- a CDS encoding GTP pyrophosphokinase, with the protein product MEITKTIDVQQLNAFKIELTRFMMSYKFALDELNTKIDILKQEFEYIHDYNPIEHVKSRLKSPESILKKIYRKGYELSLPSIRSHIKDIAGIRITCSFISDIYKLSEMLQNQKDIKLINCKDYIKNPKPNGYQSLHLILEIPIFMSDREERVCVEVQIRTIAMDFWASLEHKIYYKYNKNVPEKLIDELKEAANSVSQLDKKMENIHTEMNQLKESIDSHGDLQELLISNERFHIPYEFLTLRFN